The window CCGAAAATGTACAGTCAGGATTTATTGAACAACCTCTTGCCCGAAGTACTCCACAACCGCTCACCAAGCCGCTAACTTTCAGCAAAGCGTTTCCGTTGTTCTTGCCTTTCAGATAGGTTCTACCCCGTAACCTGAACCGAAACTTTAAAAAACAAATCTGCTGGAGACACCTGCCCCCCCCTTTTTCCGCTGTCTCCTTCAGTGTCTCCTGCTCTTGATAACAGGGGATAGAGAGTTATCATATTTCTGTTGACCACAGCCCGTTCCCTCTGTAATTTATTCCGCAACGGTTTTTTTTAGTCCTCAAGCTCTGCTAGGGGACAGACATCGTGAAGCTGCGCTTCATACAGGAAGCAGAGCTTCAGCAATAAGGGTTCCCAAGCCGGAGCTTAGGAACCAGAAATAGCAGGAACAGGGTATTGGTTTTAAGAATGAGGGTGCGGGAAGAAAAAAGGACGTAGGGACAGCGGCTAAACGAACACTGGAGCGGTGCTGAATGGCTTTTCTCTGCTCCTGAACCGTTTTTACCCGCTACAGTATGACATTCTCCTGCTCCCCTGTCATTTTTGACCGGTGCAGAACCGTTTTCTCCTGCTGCGGGATGGGTTTTACCCGTTACAGTGGCCTATCCTCCCGTTACAGAGTTTTATCCTCCTCTTACAGGGGCTGTTTTCCCTGTTCCTATGCGTTATTTCCCTGCTGTGTTGTCATTTTTCCTCGTTTTTTGGAGGAAGTTGTCGCCTGTTTTGCGCAGGTACCCGTTGACTGCATCGCTCATCTTAGGGAAAGCTGTTTACGAACAGGGCGCGAATAGTATATGATGCCTTTCCCATGCTTTTATCACCTGAAACATTTCCCAAACATACCAGATGAGCGAACCGGATATCCTGCAAACAATCCTCAAGGACAGCAACTATAATTTGTCCCTGTTCACGGATGATGAACTTGCTGTGCTGCGGAAAAAGATTTTTCTCAAGACTGTCAGGGGGCAGGAAAAGCCCTATGTCAAATGCCTGATCCGGGGCAGGGATATCCTCCTGAAACCGGAAGAGACTGTCCGGCAGCTCTACGCGGAAAGACTTGTCAACGAATACGGTTACCCGAAAAAGCGGATTGTCTTTGAATACTCGGTCACCTTTGGCAGGGAAAAGAAAAAGGCGGATATTGCCGTGCTGGATAAAGACCGGCCCGACACCCCGTATATTCTGGTGGAGGTGAAAAAGCCCAAGCTCAAGGACGGCAAGCAGCAGCTCCGCTCGTACTGCAACGGCACTGGCTCGCCTGTCGGGGTGTGGACAAACGGAGAACAGATTTCCTATTATCACCGCAAAGACCCGAATTATTTTGAAGATATAACCGATATCCCCAAGGCAACCCAAACCCTTCAGGACATCCTGAACGAGCGGTTCACCCTGAAAGATTTGATTATCAAGGACAAGATTGCCACGGAACGCAAGTCTTTGAAAAATATCATCAAAGAGATGGAAGATGAAGTCCTTGCCAATGCCGGGGTGGATGTGTTTGAAGAGGTGTTCAAGCTGATCTTCACCAAGTTGTATGATGAATATTTGAGCGGGAGGGATAAGGAAGTCCTCAACTACTTGCTTCGGCAGGTCACACAGACCGCTGTGCAGGAGCCGACCCCGGAATACGGAGATGAGCCGTCGTATCTGGGTGGACAGGATTATGAGGCCCTCCGGGATGCAGTGAGCGGTATTGCGGATGATGGTTTCCGGGTCATGGAGTTCAGGAACACAGGCCAGACCGACACCGAGCTGAAAAAGAAGATTCAGGGCCTGTTTGATGCGGCAAAAAAGAAATGGCCGGGCGTATTTCCCGAAGGGTCGGCCTTTGAACTGTCGGAAAGTCATCTCTCTGTCTGCGTGTCCAGTCTCCAGAATGTGAAGCTGTTCAACTCCAACCTGCTGGTGGTGGATGAAGCCTTTGAATATCTGGTGAACAAATCATCCAAGGGCGAGAAAGGACAGTATTTCACGCCTCGGCATGTCATTGACATGTGTGTGCAGATGCTTAATCCCAAGGCCGGAGAATACATGATTGACACGGCATCAGGCAGTTGCGGTTTTCCGGTGCATACCATCTTTCAGCTGACCGGGCATCTGTTCACCAATGAGGAAATTTCAGAGGAAGACAAGGAGCATGTGCTGAAAATCTTTGGCATAGACTTTGATGAAAAGACCGTCCGGGTGGCCCGTACCCTGAATCTGATTGCCGGGGACGGGGAAACCAATGTTCTGCACCTGAACACCCTGGATTTCAACCGTTGGAGTGACAAGACCGACAAGGACAGGAAGTGGATAACTACCTACGGCACAGGATTCGGACGGCTGGAAGAACTGCGGGCGGATAAAAAGGAGAACAAGCAGTTCCACTTTGACCTGCTCATGGCGAACCCGCCTTTTGCCGGGGACATTAAGGAAAGCCGGATTCTCCATCAATATGAACTGGGCTTCAAATCCAACGGCAAGGCCCAGAACAAAGTCGGGCGGGACATCCTCTTTATTGAACGGAACCTGGACTTTCTCAAACCGGGCGGACGCATGGCTATTGTCCTGCCCCAAGGACGGTTCAATAATACCAGTGACAAGCATATCCGGGAGTTCATCGCCGAACAGGCCCGCATTCTGGCCGTGGTCGGGCTGCACGGCAACACCTTTAAACCGCACACCGGCACCAAAACCAGCGTGCTCTTTGTCCAGAAATGGAACGATGACCCGGAGGCCGGGCCGCTCTGTCCCAAGGTGGACGATTACCCTATCTTTTTTGCGGTGTCCGAAAAAGGCGGCAAGGATAATTCCGGGGATTATGTGTATCTCAAGAATGGGGACGGCAAGGAGAAGCTGGACAGGCAGGGACATCTGGTTGTTGACCATGACCTGCACAGCCACGGCGGGGAACTGCCGGACGGCATTGCGGAGGCGTTTATTGCATGGGCAAAAGAAGAAGGGTTGAGTTTTTGGAGTTGAGGCCATTGGCGATTTTTTTGCCACCTTTACACGGAGTATCATAAACACATGTCTAATGTGCTGAAAGAAAAAGAATTGGGTGAAAATTCAGTTGTTCAGGATTTCTTAACAACTGGTGCTGCCAATGTTGATGGAACCGGATGGAGGAATGAAACGTGCTATTCACGGTTCTTAAAAAAAGTGAAGTTGTAGAAGACAATACAACCTGTCGTATTGACGCTGAATATTTTAAGATTGAATATCTTGCAGCTATTGAAGAAATCAAAACATGCCGCCGTTTTTCGTATATTGATGAGCTGACATCTTGGGTAACGCAAGGGCCGAATCCGACCTTTTCAGATAATGGCATTCCGTGCTTAACAGGGCGTAACATCAATAAAGGGACAGTGTCTTATGAGAACTCCGATTATGTTGATACGGAAGAATATAAAAAATTGTCACGTTACCAGCTTATTCCAGGTGACACACTTATCACCCTGAAAGGAAAAGGATCAATCGGAAAAATAGGATATGTAACAGAAAAAAAACCAGCAATTTTCAGCAGAGACATAGGGATTCTTCGGCCTAAAGGCATTGATCCATGTTATTTGAATTTATTCATTTTATGCAAGTATGGAAAACTGCTTGTTGACAGAGGGGAAACGGGTGGAACAGGACAGTCAACCTTAACAATAAGTTACCTAAAGTCTATTCCTGTACCAAGATTTGGAATTGAAGAAAATATTGGTAGGTTTCTTTCTAAAACTGAGCAGTTAAACGATGCCAGCAGTCAGGCATATGAAGAAGCTCAAACCCTCCTGTTTTCCGAACTCGGCTTAACCGACTGGCAGCCAAAACACCGCCTGTCCTTTGTCAAGAACTACTCCGAAACAGAACAGGCCGGGCGATTGGATGCAGAGCATTTTCAGCCAAAATACGACGAACTGATTGAAGCGATAACAACGAACAGCTTTTACTCGAAGAACATTTCCGAGATACAGACACACAATGCAAGAGGGCTTCAGCCTAAATATGCCGTTGATGGAGAACTTGACGTTATAACAAGCAAGCACATCCTTGAGCATGATCTGAATTACGACGGATTTGAAAAAACCTGTGAATCGAACTGGAAGAAACAAAAGAAAGCAAGGATACAGAAAGGAGATATTCTTACATACACAACAGGGGCCAATATAGGGCGGACAGCTTGCTACTCAATAAGCAAACCGGCACTTGCAAGTAATCATGTTAATATCTTGCGGATCAGGAATGAAAACCCTGAGTACGTTGCTTTTGTCATGAACAGCCTTATAGGCCGGTTGCAGACAGAGCGTTTGAGTGCCGGAAGCGCACAGGCTGAACTTTATCCGAAGGATATTGAAAAGTATCTCATCCCGTTTACTGAAGAAAAGATACAACAGGAAATAGTTGCCTTGATAGAAAAAACCCGTTCATTAAAAGCACAATCCAAGCACCTGCTGGAATGCGCAAAACGCGCCGTGGAAATAGCGATTGAACAGGATGAACAGACTGCTATGGACTGGCTGGAAGAGGAGACAGGAGCCGTATTACGGCAGGAGTGAAAGGCTATTCAATCAGCTGCCCGACCGACAGCAGCACCTTTTCCGCCACCTGTTCCTGAGTCATCCCGGCTTCTTTCCTTGCCGCCTTGAGCATGGCCCCTATTTTGAAATCCTGATACCCGGCTTCATAACCGTCCGTAAATTCAGAGTCACGGGCCTTGCGCTCCTTGATGTAGGTCTGGAGATTTTTCCTGACTGTTACGGA is drawn from Candidatus Electrothrix rattekaaiensis and contains these coding sequences:
- a CDS encoding N-6 DNA methylase; amino-acid sequence: MSEPDILQTILKDSNYNLSLFTDDELAVLRKKIFLKTVRGQEKPYVKCLIRGRDILLKPEETVRQLYAERLVNEYGYPKKRIVFEYSVTFGREKKKADIAVLDKDRPDTPYILVEVKKPKLKDGKQQLRSYCNGTGSPVGVWTNGEQISYYHRKDPNYFEDITDIPKATQTLQDILNERFTLKDLIIKDKIATERKSLKNIIKEMEDEVLANAGVDVFEEVFKLIFTKLYDEYLSGRDKEVLNYLLRQVTQTAVQEPTPEYGDEPSYLGGQDYEALRDAVSGIADDGFRVMEFRNTGQTDTELKKKIQGLFDAAKKKWPGVFPEGSAFELSESHLSVCVSSLQNVKLFNSNLLVVDEAFEYLVNKSSKGEKGQYFTPRHVIDMCVQMLNPKAGEYMIDTASGSCGFPVHTIFQLTGHLFTNEEISEEDKEHVLKIFGIDFDEKTVRVARTLNLIAGDGETNVLHLNTLDFNRWSDKTDKDRKWITTYGTGFGRLEELRADKKENKQFHFDLLMANPPFAGDIKESRILHQYELGFKSNGKAQNKVGRDILFIERNLDFLKPGGRMAIVLPQGRFNNTSDKHIREFIAEQARILAVVGLHGNTFKPHTGTKTSVLFVQKWNDDPEAGPLCPKVDDYPIFFAVSEKGGKDNSGDYVYLKNGDGKEKLDRQGHLVVDHDLHSHGGELPDGIAEAFIAWAKEEGLSFWS
- a CDS encoding restriction endonuclease subunit S — protein: MLFTVLKKSEVVEDNTTCRIDAEYFKIEYLAAIEEIKTCRRFSYIDELTSWVTQGPNPTFSDNGIPCLTGRNINKGTVSYENSDYVDTEEYKKLSRYQLIPGDTLITLKGKGSIGKIGYVTEKKPAIFSRDIGILRPKGIDPCYLNLFILCKYGKLLVDRGETGGTGQSTLTISYLKSIPVPRFGIEENIGRFLSKTEQLNDASSQAYEEAQTLLFSELGLTDWQPKHRLSFVKNYSETEQAGRLDAEHFQPKYDELIEAITTNSFYSKNISEIQTHNARGLQPKYAVDGELDVITSKHILEHDLNYDGFEKTCESNWKKQKKARIQKGDILTYTTGANIGRTACYSISKPALASNHVNILRIRNENPEYVAFVMNSLIGRLQTERLSAGSAQAELYPKDIEKYLIPFTEEKIQQEIVALIEKTRSLKAQSKHLLECAKRAVEIAIEQDEQTAMDWLEEETGAVLRQE
- a CDS encoding helix-turn-helix transcriptional regulator, whose protein sequence is MVTKPFNFRFSWGISWGSPKSVTVRKNLQTYIKERKARDSEFTDGYEAGYQDFKIGAMLKAARKEAGMTQEQVAEKVLLSVGQLIE